A portion of the Candidatus Methylomirabilota bacterium genome contains these proteins:
- a CDS encoding GNAT family N-acetyltransferase: MLRRRDALVVLLQDVVDGGASVGFLPPLGAEEARAYWDSVAAALEAGGRRLWIARAADGGIVGTVQLDLASQANGRHRAEVIKLMVLSSALRRGIGRLLMEAAEAEARKLGRATLVLDTRQGDPSEALYRGMGWQPAGTIPRYARSADGTLHTTAFYYKLL, translated from the coding sequence GTGCTCCGCCGGCGGGACGCTCTCGTGGTCCTGCTCCAAGACGTGGTGGACGGCGGCGCGTCTGTGGGCTTCCTGCCGCCACTCGGCGCCGAAGAGGCGAGGGCGTACTGGGACAGCGTGGCGGCGGCGCTCGAAGCCGGCGGCAGGCGGCTCTGGATCGCGCGCGCCGCCGACGGCGGCATCGTTGGCACCGTGCAGCTCGACTTGGCCTCACAGGCCAACGGCCGCCACCGCGCCGAGGTGATCAAGCTGATGGTGCTGAGCTCGGCGCTCCGTCGGGGCATCGGTCGCCTGCTGATGGAGGCCGCCGAGGCCGAGGCGCGAAAGCTCGGGCGCGCGACGCTCGTGCTCGACACACGCCAGGGCGACCCGTCGGAGGCGCTCTACCGCGGGATGGGCTGGCAGCCCGCCGGCACGATCCCGCGCTACGCGCGGAGCGCCGACGGCACACTCCATACCACCGCGTTCTACTACAAACTGTTGTAA